The Leptospira andrefontaineae genome has a segment encoding these proteins:
- a CDS encoding DUF883 family protein, with amino-acid sequence MSKGDNLSEELQILKDKAKQITGKAREEYLEHVSDLKEKLKQVTGETSEKAKQIIDQTGTYIKENPQKATLIGLGVGVGIGVIIGMLIGRRK; translated from the coding sequence ATGTCTAAAGGTGATAATCTAAGCGAAGAACTCCAAATTTTGAAAGATAAGGCCAAACAAATTACAGGAAAGGCCCGGGAGGAATACTTGGAACACGTATCTGACCTAAAGGAAAAATTAAAGCAAGTTACTGGTGAGACCAGTGAAAAAGCTAAACAAATCATTGATCAAACTGGAACTTATATAAAAGAAAATCCACAAAAAGCAACTTTGATCGGATTAGGCGTGGGAGTCGGGATAGGCGTTATCATTGGAATGCTTATCGGTCGTAGAAAATAA
- a CDS encoding helix-turn-helix domain-containing protein translates to MGEHFPYIKFLSDIIDSGVWATLSPAAKTLYLVLLKFSDQTFKPVWPSNESLIRLTGLKTKKSINEGKKDLVRAGLLQFVPGTGHKNSTYYFCFNYPGSKIPPQGVIFGNPGGGFGAPSGVATGSLEGGRTGNPNNINITIHNTQNQKPSNEKKELSLDSLKERYGDEILSEAMEIAKGQGLGDNLHYIRGICKNLSGTRRPNFEHASPLQSQDLRHSSGKEASWIGFIEWCKGNLSRSSVEVLEKVQVEPDGKTLLVKDPLPETLRMIITKYFTDKIHPSILVIFSAKAEENRVHV, encoded by the coding sequence ATGGGTGAGCATTTTCCATATATAAAATTCCTCTCGGATATTATAGATTCCGGGGTTTGGGCCACTTTATCCCCAGCCGCGAAGACTCTTTATCTGGTCCTGCTTAAATTTAGTGACCAGACCTTTAAACCAGTTTGGCCTAGTAACGAAAGTTTGATCCGACTCACTGGCTTAAAGACTAAAAAATCAATTAATGAAGGAAAGAAAGACCTAGTAAGAGCGGGCCTCCTTCAATTTGTTCCTGGGACCGGGCATAAAAATTCCACTTACTATTTTTGCTTCAACTATCCCGGTTCTAAAATTCCACCCCAGGGGGTTATTTTTGGAAACCCTGGAGGGGGATTTGGGGCGCCCTCAGGGGTGGCGACAGGTAGCCTCGAGGGGGGTCGAACTGGAAACCCAAACAATATAAATATAACCATCCATAATACCCAGAACCAAAAACCTAGTAATGAGAAGAAAGAATTGAGTTTGGATTCTTTAAAAGAACGTTACGGAGACGAAATCTTGTCTGAGGCAATGGAAATTGCGAAAGGACAAGGACTAGGAGATAATTTACATTATATTCGAGGTATTTGCAAAAATCTGTCCGGAACCAGACGGCCGAATTTTGAGCATGCCTCCCCTCTCCAGTCCCAGGACCTGAGACATTCTTCAGGCAAAGAAGCTTCTTGGATTGGATTTATAGAATGGTGCAAGGGGAATCTTTCTAGAAGTAGTGTGGAAGTATTGGAGAAAGTTCAGGTAGAACCGGACGGCAAAACTCTTTTAGTGAAGGATCCACTTCCTGAGACACTTAGGATGATCATTACAAAGTACTTCACAGACAAAATCCACCCCTCGATACTGGTTATATTTTCTGCAAAAGCCGAAGAAAACCGGGTACATGTTTAA
- a CDS encoding 4a-hydroxytetrahydrobiopterin dehydratase: protein MGNSPVPLSVEQVRKELPTTWEILTTDTAPKIVRVYKLPEYNDGIKIITALANIANNMDHHPEILFSYSLVRVELYTHTTNGLSSFDLEFALSAENLFSNL from the coding sequence ATGGGTAATTCTCCAGTTCCGCTTTCAGTAGAGCAAGTTAGGAAGGAACTCCCGACTACTTGGGAAATATTGACAACTGATACAGCTCCAAAAATTGTTCGAGTATATAAATTACCTGAATATAATGATGGGATTAAAATCATCACAGCTTTAGCGAACATAGCTAATAATATGGATCACCATCCCGAAATTCTGTTTTCGTATAGTTTGGTTAGAGTGGAATTATATACCCACACAACAAATGGATTGTCCAGCTTTGACTTAGAATTTGCTCTTTCTGCCGAGAATCTCTTTAGCAATCTATAA
- a CDS encoding MBOAT family O-acyltransferase, with amino-acid sequence MNFAAPLFLFFFLLVFGLRWVLPRLKCLPDWISKPFLLAGSYFFYMSWNPKFGLLLFGTTVLDYWIGRLMDQKEGRSRAILLSISLVLNIGVLAFFKYFIFFMQSGNAALSAFGLNLSFPVWRIVLPVGISFYTFQSLSYTIDVFRREILPEKNFWNYALFLSFFPQLVAGPIVPAKTFLPQLKSWVTWKELPLKEGLVLILIGVWKKVVIADQLSILPDSFYRSPTEFSSAYAWAAVFAYSLQIYCDFSGYTDIALGCAFLLGFKLTENFRMPYLASGFSDFWRRWHISLSSWLRNYLYIPLGGNRKSELRTYVNLFLTMLLGGLWHGASWNFVVWGGFHGIFLGLERLGKRFWPGFFSPENGSGVLGRFSYRIFVILAVVLCWVFFRSPNWKTTGIVFEKLFRFSSGADPAYSTLRILFIAFFLFFVATWIGNRDEKSGSFRRFYEGLHPVIFGVLLGIGLLFAAVFSSESQPFIYFVF; translated from the coding sequence ATGAATTTCGCGGCACCTCTATTTCTCTTCTTCTTTCTGCTTGTTTTTGGGCTAAGATGGGTCCTCCCCAGGCTGAAATGTCTTCCGGATTGGATTTCAAAGCCATTTCTTTTAGCAGGGAGCTATTTTTTCTATATGTCCTGGAATCCTAAGTTTGGACTCCTCCTCTTTGGGACTACTGTTCTAGATTATTGGATCGGAAGATTAATGGACCAAAAAGAAGGAAGGTCTCGAGCGATCTTACTGTCTATTTCTTTGGTTTTGAATATAGGTGTTTTAGCATTTTTTAAATATTTCATTTTCTTTATGCAATCCGGAAATGCCGCATTATCGGCATTTGGGCTAAATTTGAGTTTTCCTGTATGGCGTATTGTGCTCCCTGTAGGTATCTCTTTTTACACTTTTCAGTCCCTTAGTTACACAATCGATGTGTTTAGAAGAGAAATTTTGCCTGAAAAGAATTTTTGGAACTATGCGCTCTTTCTTTCCTTTTTCCCTCAGTTGGTTGCCGGTCCGATCGTTCCGGCCAAGACCTTTTTGCCCCAACTGAAATCTTGGGTAACATGGAAGGAACTCCCGCTCAAGGAAGGTCTCGTTTTAATTTTGATAGGCGTATGGAAGAAGGTAGTGATCGCTGATCAACTTTCTATCTTACCTGATTCTTTTTATCGTTCTCCTACTGAATTCTCGAGTGCCTATGCATGGGCAGCGGTTTTTGCATATTCTCTTCAGATCTATTGTGATTTTAGCGGATATACTGATATAGCCTTGGGCTGTGCTTTTCTCCTCGGCTTCAAATTGACTGAAAATTTTAGGATGCCTTATCTTGCTTCAGGGTTTTCCGATTTTTGGAGAAGATGGCATATCTCTCTTTCTTCTTGGCTTCGGAATTATTTATACATCCCTCTGGGTGGGAATCGTAAATCTGAGCTAAGAACATATGTGAATTTATTTCTGACTATGCTTCTGGGCGGTTTATGGCATGGAGCCAGTTGGAATTTTGTGGTCTGGGGCGGATTTCACGGCATTTTTTTAGGTCTCGAAAGATTAGGTAAAAGGTTTTGGCCTGGTTTCTTCTCACCTGAAAACGGATCTGGAGTTTTAGGAAGATTCTCTTATAGGATTTTTGTGATCTTAGCTGTGGTTCTTTGCTGGGTCTTTTTCAGATCTCCGAATTGGAAGACTACAGGGATTGTTTTCGAAAAACTTTTTAGGTTTTCGAGCGGCGCGGATCCGGCATATTCTACTTTGCGTATTTTGTTTATTGCATTCTTTTTATTTTTTGTCGCGACCTGGATCGGAAATCGGGACGAGAAAAGTGGTAGTTTTCGTAGATTTTATGAAGGTTTACACCCTGTAATCTTCGGCGTTTTGTTAGGTATTGGACTTTTGTTTGCGGCAGTATTCTCTTCCGAGTCCCAGCCGTTTATTTATTTTGTTTTTTGA
- a CDS encoding discoidin domain-containing protein — MNEESIRISHPRQVKVNEIKTKGTFEFKEGGLRSYSEQLDHPGVGVLTLVLNPGSSFNQIKLHQSEQSGTFFPDSFKFEISLDGKVWEPILQETGFRRLNKKVGQWNFSLVRANFLKLVSKVSEKEGAKFKVSIGALEVGISGVTKLEVSSEKDRFWVKENLIDERPDYGWSSVESNQPKEEFFLMDLGSISRVNELRVLSPKDGHLPFPETFTVYYSEDDLTWNQLLEENQFLSELGTWYQWRFLPTNIRFLKFVSRPRKIQNKEKYSTSIVEVELYAAPYLSELTHKPTAEPLPYATVLRSGLVRLAIDGETSEGAAVQANDRRLRDGSTEYKGIVELASDGEDKEGVVVQGNDRRLKHSTEAAYGLVRLAANGENRADRVVQGNDDRLRPSSTQSFGIVELAENGETKEGTVVQGNDDRLKHATNQKFGLVQLAPPGDASPGKVVTSDDPRLRHATTESTGILRFASNGEEAADAAVQGNDKRLKISTPQSYGIVKLARSGEAKEGAVVQGDDERLRNASTEYPGIVTVAPKGKSIPGHVVSSDDPRLSDARQPLPHTHDYAPKEHDFSSHTGYLRLKGSVEAPYANISPPPENAGLAYARNESEKGAGIVGSGRFSGILGFGEKFGVRGDSASGEKESAGILGLAKRGFGGWFHSRSGHAVYASGKGIPSLNETGSGKAILAEGDSDFLGTVYLQTGKGTDCIAKFFPVQSSDVIAEGDLLAMGEDGKLHKSRQPNATNIVGVAVKSAALVLGDKPQAEGQWLVAIAGVVLANVEAQSYPVQPGDLLCSGLTGGHAVRVAPENLKPGALVAKSLGLQRNGRGPIQVLLCCS, encoded by the coding sequence ATGAATGAAGAATCCATCCGGATCAGCCATCCTCGACAAGTTAAAGTAAACGAAATTAAGACCAAAGGTACGTTCGAATTTAAAGAAGGAGGACTTCGTTCTTATTCTGAACAGTTGGATCATCCTGGTGTTGGGGTCTTAACCTTAGTTTTAAATCCAGGCTCTAGTTTTAATCAGATCAAATTACATCAGTCGGAACAATCCGGCACATTTTTCCCTGACTCTTTTAAATTCGAAATTTCTTTGGATGGAAAAGTTTGGGAGCCGATCCTGCAAGAAACTGGTTTCAGAAGATTGAATAAGAAAGTGGGACAATGGAACTTCTCCTTGGTCCGTGCTAACTTTCTAAAATTGGTCAGTAAGGTTTCGGAAAAAGAAGGAGCCAAATTCAAAGTCTCTATCGGTGCTTTGGAAGTTGGGATCTCAGGAGTCACTAAATTAGAAGTGAGTTCCGAGAAAGACAGATTCTGGGTAAAAGAAAATCTAATTGATGAAAGACCTGATTACGGCTGGTCCTCCGTGGAATCCAATCAACCTAAGGAAGAATTTTTCTTAATGGATCTCGGCTCTATCAGCAGAGTGAATGAGTTAAGAGTTCTTTCGCCGAAGGACGGTCACTTACCTTTCCCGGAAACTTTTACAGTATATTATAGTGAAGACGATTTGACCTGGAATCAGCTTTTAGAAGAGAACCAATTCTTGTCCGAATTGGGAACTTGGTACCAGTGGAGATTCTTACCTACGAATATCCGCTTTTTAAAATTCGTTTCTCGCCCTCGTAAGATCCAAAACAAAGAAAAATATTCTACAAGTATCGTAGAAGTAGAATTATATGCTGCTCCTTACTTAAGCGAACTAACTCATAAGCCTACTGCAGAGCCATTACCTTACGCTACCGTTCTTAGATCCGGTTTGGTCCGACTTGCAATCGACGGAGAAACTTCTGAAGGTGCCGCAGTTCAGGCAAATGATAGAAGGTTAAGAGACGGCTCTACTGAGTATAAAGGTATTGTAGAACTTGCTTCTGATGGAGAAGATAAGGAAGGCGTTGTTGTTCAAGGTAACGACAGAAGATTAAAACATTCTACCGAAGCTGCATATGGTTTGGTGCGTTTGGCTGCGAACGGCGAGAATCGGGCAGATAGAGTCGTGCAAGGAAATGATGATCGTTTAAGACCTTCTAGCACCCAAAGTTTTGGTATTGTAGAACTTGCGGAAAATGGTGAGACCAAAGAAGGTACTGTTGTTCAGGGAAATGATGATCGTCTGAAACATGCAACGAACCAAAAATTCGGCTTGGTCCAACTCGCTCCTCCAGGAGATGCAAGTCCTGGAAAAGTGGTCACTTCTGATGATCCAAGGCTAAGACATGCCACAACAGAAAGCACAGGTATTTTAAGATTCGCCTCCAATGGAGAGGAAGCTGCAGATGCGGCTGTTCAAGGAAATGATAAAAGATTAAAAATTTCCACTCCTCAATCTTATGGGATTGTGAAACTTGCTCGTTCCGGCGAGGCGAAAGAAGGTGCAGTTGTCCAGGGTGACGACGAAAGATTGCGTAACGCTAGTACTGAATATCCCGGTATTGTGACTGTTGCACCTAAAGGAAAATCTATCCCTGGCCACGTCGTTTCTTCTGATGATCCTAGATTGTCGGATGCAAGGCAGCCTCTTCCTCACACTCATGATTACGCTCCTAAAGAGCACGATTTCAGTTCTCATACCGGATATTTGAGATTAAAAGGTTCCGTAGAAGCTCCTTATGCGAATATCTCCCCTCCTCCTGAAAATGCAGGACTTGCTTATGCAAGAAATGAGAGCGAAAAAGGTGCAGGTATCGTAGGTTCCGGTAGATTCTCCGGGATCTTGGGCTTTGGAGAAAAATTCGGGGTCAGGGGCGATAGCGCTTCCGGAGAAAAAGAATCTGCAGGTATTTTAGGTCTGGCTAAAAGAGGATTTGGTGGATGGTTCCATTCTAGATCCGGCCATGCAGTATATGCGAGCGGTAAAGGAATTCCAAGTCTGAACGAAACGGGTTCAGGTAAAGCGATCTTGGCAGAAGGTGATTCTGATTTCCTTGGAACGGTATATCTTCAGACAGGAAAAGGTACGGATTGTATCGCTAAATTTTTCCCTGTCCAGTCTTCCGATGTGATTGCGGAAGGAGATCTTCTTGCCATGGGAGAAGATGGTAAACTTCATAAATCCAGACAGCCGAACGCTACGAATATCGTAGGTGTTGCAGTAAAATCTGCTGCATTAGTTTTGGGAGATAAACCGCAAGCAGAAGGACAATGGCTTGTTGCAATTGCAGGAGTCGTTCTTGCGAATGTAGAGGCTCAATCTTATCCTGTACAGCCTGGTGACTTATTATGTTCTGGTCTTACCGGAGGACATGCGGTCAGGGTCGCGCCTGAAAATTTAAAACCTGGCGCACTCGTAGCGAAATCTCTCGGCTTACAGAGAAACGGCAGAGGACCGATCCAAGTCCTTCTTTGCTGTAGTTGA
- a CDS encoding phosphatidylinositol phospholipase — protein sequence MAVKIKRTSFQRLLNAMKKVTSEVNDHEILRRLETLMVTSKEDLNQTVVRSLLENPLDFDPKSVPEPYAQYVRHFVYMVKRNKKMGLDVNFDASAIDSKKDKKKLTTPKKSVPAKKQAPARKRA from the coding sequence ATGGCCGTGAAGATCAAACGAACCTCTTTTCAGAGGCTTCTGAATGCGATGAAGAAAGTCACTAGCGAGGTGAACGATCACGAAATTCTTCGCAGACTAGAAACTCTCATGGTCACTAGCAAAGAAGATCTGAACCAAACTGTTGTTCGCTCTCTTTTAGAAAATCCTTTAGACTTCGATCCTAAATCTGTACCTGAACCTTATGCACAGTACGTTAGACATTTCGTATATATGGTGAAACGAAATAAGAAAATGGGACTGGATGTGAACTTCGATGCAAGTGCGATCGATTCAAAAAAAGATAAAAAGAAATTAACTACTCCCAAAAAATCCGTTCCGGCCAAAAAACAAGCCCCTGCTCGCAAAAGAGCTTAA
- a CDS encoding ParB/RepB/Spo0J family partition protein, with protein sequence MSSKSKRLGSLADVFQAEKLEGTIRKIRLDKIRPSESQPRQERKKGVEELAQSLDKDGLLQPILVTKKADEEFYTIIAGERRYHAASLLKWPEVECKILDKDAKETFRLAIIENLQRENLSPYEEIEAMTHLKTSFSYTDLELGNLFGKSRSYMTELLGISSLSKEDLKVCKDAGIESKNLLVQAASAAKKGTLKDFLEKFNSGELKTVKDAKTFNRAEEGGLFSPAQIGTKIGSEKPAVSPYPYKIVKKGTSVIISTEDEDFLSELHKFVKKEISKKFGK encoded by the coding sequence ATGAGCTCAAAAAGTAAAAGACTAGGCTCTCTCGCAGACGTTTTCCAGGCAGAAAAATTAGAAGGTACGATCCGCAAGATCCGCCTGGATAAAATCCGCCCTTCTGAAAGCCAGCCAAGACAAGAGAGAAAAAAAGGCGTGGAAGAACTTGCCCAGAGTTTGGACAAGGACGGACTTCTTCAGCCTATCCTAGTTACTAAAAAAGCGGATGAAGAATTTTATACGATCATCGCCGGCGAGAGAAGATACCATGCAGCTAGCCTTCTCAAATGGCCGGAAGTAGAATGTAAAATTTTAGATAAGGACGCAAAGGAAACTTTCCGTCTAGCAATCATAGAAAACCTTCAAAGGGAAAATTTATCTCCTTATGAAGAGATAGAAGCAATGACCCATCTCAAAACTTCCTTCTCCTATACGGACCTGGAATTAGGAAACCTGTTTGGGAAAAGTAGAAGTTATATGACCGAACTTTTGGGAATTTCTTCTCTATCTAAAGAAGACCTGAAGGTTTGCAAAGACGCTGGAATAGAATCCAAAAACCTTTTGGTCCAAGCTGCTTCCGCAGCCAAAAAAGGTACTCTGAAAGATTTTCTAGAAAAATTCAATTCAGGCGAATTGAAAACTGTAAAAGACGCAAAAACTTTCAATAGAGCTGAGGAAGGTGGATTATTCTCCCCTGCACAAATCGGAACTAAAATTGGATCCGAAAAACCTGCAGTTTCTCCCTACCCTTATAAGATCGTAAAAAAAGGTACTAGCGTAATCATCTCCACCGAAGACGAAGATTTTCTTTCAGAACTTCATAAGTTCGTTAAGAAAGAAATTTCTAAAAAATTCGGTAAATAA
- a CDS encoding helix-turn-helix domain-containing protein has protein sequence MSDVRHSKESPGTWLTPCLILNIFPSMLSAPEEFIWGNPNPKELRILLPLAFPECLRLIDGLAGLATLVSESDPSSLEEAGSWGYEEDGFFYPFLTKGSKIRSRLEGSKSPFFLPRSEEVQLFRDNSFGCLLSPVLLDGRMLGFFLIELPNPAEERQILLLHLLCQKVARLLKKESEPSTVYKLFEDTSPDPLGELIFKLGNGKNSQLEKFKESGSICISGPASSGKKTLAKWIQKREFPGRPILTVSILPEQPSKLEKALIDWEKMAESGTLILENSENYSLAQQRILFEYSQRKSAKSRLIFLENSGKKSTDEFLYFRSLLSENKLELPAWKDWAKSDKISAVRPIFQEVCELHGRPDLVLSEDAIESLVGGISCQNLEDLRNAIEEAVLNSGSGEIRNSDLKKEGSKGISLPDPEDLDLRKAVEAVERQKILLADKLFGGNQIRMAKALGISRGSLQYKLKNLGLG, from the coding sequence ATGTCGGACGTCCGACATTCGAAAGAAAGTCCAGGTACATGGTTGACACCATGCTTAATTTTAAACATTTTCCCTTCTATGCTATCCGCTCCGGAAGAATTTATATGGGGGAATCCAAATCCTAAAGAACTTAGGATTTTGCTACCTCTTGCGTTTCCGGAATGTTTAAGATTAATCGATGGCCTGGCGGGACTCGCTACTTTAGTTTCCGAATCAGATCCTTCTTCCTTGGAAGAGGCGGGTTCTTGGGGTTACGAAGAAGATGGATTCTTCTATCCTTTCCTAACCAAGGGCTCTAAGATCCGGAGTCGTTTAGAAGGAAGTAAATCTCCATTCTTCTTACCCAGATCAGAAGAAGTGCAACTGTTCCGAGATAATTCATTTGGATGTTTATTATCCCCGGTTTTGCTGGATGGTAGGATGCTCGGATTCTTTTTGATAGAACTTCCGAACCCAGCCGAAGAAAGGCAAATTTTACTCTTACATTTACTTTGCCAGAAGGTGGCCCGGCTTTTGAAAAAAGAATCGGAACCTTCTACCGTTTATAAACTTTTCGAGGACACGAGTCCGGATCCATTAGGGGAACTGATCTTCAAATTGGGGAATGGTAAAAATTCACAGTTAGAAAAATTCAAGGAATCCGGGAGCATCTGCATTTCCGGTCCTGCTTCTTCTGGAAAAAAAACCTTAGCGAAATGGATCCAAAAAAGGGAGTTTCCCGGTAGGCCAATTTTAACTGTTTCGATCCTTCCGGAACAGCCTTCCAAATTAGAAAAGGCGCTTATCGATTGGGAAAAAATGGCCGAATCCGGGACTCTAATTTTAGAAAATTCCGAGAACTATTCTTTGGCCCAGCAGAGGATCTTGTTCGAATATTCTCAGAGAAAATCCGCAAAATCCCGTCTTATTTTTTTAGAAAACTCAGGCAAAAAATCAACTGATGAGTTCTTATATTTTCGTTCTCTTTTGTCCGAAAATAAGTTAGAATTACCTGCCTGGAAAGACTGGGCAAAATCGGATAAAATTTCTGCGGTCCGGCCGATTTTCCAAGAGGTTTGCGAGTTACATGGACGCCCTGATTTAGTGCTTTCTGAGGATGCGATCGAGTCTTTGGTAGGAGGAATATCCTGCCAAAATTTAGAGGATCTCCGGAATGCGATCGAAGAGGCAGTTTTAAATTCCGGCTCTGGAGAGATTCGAAATTCTGACCTTAAAAAAGAAGGTTCAAAAGGAATTTCTCTTCCGGATCCGGAGGATCTTGATTTGCGAAAAGCTGTGGAAGCCGTAGAGCGCCAAAAAATTCTTTTGGCGGATAAATTGTTCGGCGGCAACCAAATACGAATGGCAAAGGCCTTGGGAATTTCCAGAGGCTCATTGCAGTATAAATTAAAAAACCTAGGTTTGGGTTAA
- the asd gene encoding aspartate-semialdehyde dehydrogenase, which translates to MSKINVAVLGATGSVGQRFIQLLENHPYFQVTHLCASENSAGKTYADVMKKRWKISGDIPKYARDIIITLPDPKSAPGVKLAFSGLDASVAGEVETSFAEAGIHIISNSKNHRMVENVPLLSAEVNSNHLDVLSSQKTPGKIVTNSNCTIMGVTISLKPLYEKFGIESVMLFSMQAISGAGYPGVPTMDILGNVVPFIGGEEDKAEIEPLKCLGKTEGGKIVNADFKISAHCNRVPVFDGHTVCVSVKFKKKPTESEILEAWSSFKGEPQELKLPLAPDFPILYRQEEDRPQPRLDLETGRGMTTVVGRLRPDPILDWKYVVLSHNTVRGAAGAAILNAELMYRKNLL; encoded by the coding sequence ATGAGCAAAATTAACGTAGCTGTTTTGGGAGCCACTGGCTCCGTCGGGCAAAGGTTCATCCAACTTTTGGAAAACCATCCTTATTTTCAGGTAACCCATTTATGCGCATCCGAGAATAGCGCAGGCAAAACATATGCGGACGTTATGAAGAAGCGTTGGAAAATCTCCGGCGATATTCCTAAATACGCTCGTGACATAATTATCACATTACCAGACCCTAAGAGCGCCCCGGGTGTGAAACTGGCTTTTTCAGGTTTGGATGCTTCCGTTGCGGGAGAAGTAGAAACTTCTTTTGCAGAAGCCGGTATTCATATTATCTCCAATTCTAAAAATCATAGAATGGTGGAGAATGTTCCTCTTCTTTCTGCAGAAGTGAATTCAAACCATTTGGATGTTCTCTCTAGTCAAAAAACTCCAGGAAAGATCGTGACTAACTCCAATTGTACGATCATGGGCGTGACAATTTCTCTCAAACCTCTATACGAAAAGTTTGGTATAGAGTCCGTTATGTTATTCTCTATGCAGGCAATCTCTGGGGCAGGTTATCCAGGAGTTCCTACCATGGATATTTTGGGGAACGTAGTCCCTTTTATCGGCGGAGAAGAAGATAAAGCGGAGATTGAACCTCTGAAATGTCTTGGAAAGACCGAAGGTGGAAAAATTGTGAATGCGGATTTTAAAATTTCCGCTCATTGCAATCGAGTTCCCGTTTTTGACGGGCATACAGTTTGTGTTTCCGTGAAATTCAAGAAGAAGCCAACCGAATCCGAAATTTTAGAAGCCTGGTCTTCATTTAAAGGCGAGCCTCAAGAATTAAAGTTGCCTCTCGCTCCGGATTTTCCGATTCTTTATCGTCAAGAAGAAGACAGACCACAGCCTCGTCTCGACCTGGAAACAGGGAGAGGTATGACTACCGTAGTGGGAAGACTTAGACCGGATCCGATTTTAGATTGGAAATATGTTGTCCTAAGTCATAATACGGTCCGTGGGGCTGCCGGTGCCGCGATTTTAAACGCGGAATTGATGTATCGGAAAAACCTACTCTAG
- a CDS encoding LBF_4227 family protein, with protein sequence MAAKRTDSEEIPYENSEKQDGTSFSSFELKEHLLAFINSIAEYFETLLLYAKKIATEKIVLGIQAYIFFRIALFFVSLSVLFFLAAFFLYLQRQFAGDPLPAALGTGGLCLFISLIGVFALIRKLKG encoded by the coding sequence TTGGCCGCTAAAAGAACGGATTCAGAAGAAATTCCTTACGAAAATAGCGAGAAACAGGATGGAACTTCATTTTCAAGTTTCGAACTGAAGGAACACCTACTCGCTTTCATCAACTCGATCGCAGAATATTTCGAAACTCTTCTTCTATATGCAAAAAAGATCGCAACAGAGAAGATTGTATTAGGTATTCAAGCCTATATATTCTTCCGGATTGCTCTTTTCTTCGTAAGTTTAAGTGTATTATTCTTTCTGGCTGCTTTCTTCCTCTATTTACAGAGACAATTTGCAGGAGATCCGTTACCCGCAGCCTTGGGAACTGGGGGTCTTTGCCTTTTTATTTCTTTAATAGGAGTTTTCGCTCTTATTCGAAAACTTAAAGGGTAA
- a CDS encoding ParA family protein, with translation MIVVSIANQKGGEGKTTTSLNLAWGLARRGKKTLLIDIDPQANSTGIFLNPEGLEKSMHNIFQSKAKIREVMVKTEVENLNIAPSRLTLAEAETIAAIVDAPYILRDALADLEKEIDFCVIDCPPSLSIFTINALVASNYVIIPLQAEKFSVDGILGLQQTITSIKKRINPSLEIMGALVTQLKPQTLLTKTIIPVLTKYFRIFDNSISDGVAVGESHLARKSVYEYNKSSRQAQEYEGFIEEFLNELKK, from the coding sequence ATGATTGTAGTATCCATCGCAAACCAAAAGGGAGGAGAAGGTAAAACCACCACCTCCCTGAATTTAGCTTGGGGTCTCGCCAGAAGAGGTAAAAAAACTCTGCTGATCGACATCGATCCTCAAGCAAATTCTACAGGGATTTTTTTGAATCCGGAAGGATTAGAAAAATCCATGCATAATATTTTCCAATCCAAAGCGAAAATTAGAGAAGTTATGGTTAAGACCGAAGTGGAGAATTTGAACATCGCCCCTTCTCGGCTGACCCTTGCGGAAGCGGAGACAATTGCAGCGATTGTAGACGCGCCTTATATTCTGAGAGACGCTCTTGCGGACTTGGAAAAGGAAATTGATTTTTGCGTAATCGATTGCCCGCCTAGTCTTTCTATTTTCACCATCAATGCTCTAGTTGCTTCCAACTATGTGATCATTCCTTTGCAGGCGGAAAAATTTTCCGTGGATGGAATTTTGGGACTCCAGCAAACAATTACTAGTATTAAAAAAAGAATTAATCCTAGTCTGGAAATCATGGGAGCCTTAGTGACCCAATTAAAACCCCAGACACTTCTCACTAAAACAATCATCCCTGTTCTTACTAAATATTTCAGAATTTTTGATAATAGCATCTCGGACGGGGTGGCGGTGGGAGAATCTCACCTGGCAAGAAAGTCGGTCTATGAATATAATAAGTCCAGCCGCCAGGCCCAGGAATATGAAGGCTTTATTGAGGAATTTTTGAATGAGCTCAAAAAGTAA